A window from Bufo bufo chromosome 1, aBufBuf1.1, whole genome shotgun sequence encodes these proteins:
- the LOC120990490 gene encoding olfactory receptor 5B12-like: MNKTQATKFVFSGLTDDEKLVPFLYAFFLQVYIITVVGNVGIMVIVHETSTFHTPMYYFLSYLSLVDLFYSSAVTPKMLSDLISGKKVITFHGCALQFFVFATLAGTEVVLLSNMSYDRYAAICQPLHYVSIMTKKKCSNLVALAFSLGVLQSTAQTSCVFSLQYCASNLIDHFYCDIPPLLKLSCSDTFACNMVTVFLIGSYSVCSLTTILVSYIFIFFSILQIRSAKGRQKAFSTCSSHLICSSIFYVSVFLAYVRPPSDTFKREDKVISIFYSVITPMLNPLIYSLRNQEVKKVIIRAVHSLSHGKRRQLAMK; encoded by the coding sequence ATGAACAAGACTCAGGCAACCAAGTTTGTATTCTCCGGACTTACTGATGATGAGAAACTTGTCCCTTTCCTCTACGCTTTCTTTCTACAAGTTTACATCATAACTGTGGTTGGTAATGTTGGTATAATGGTCATTGTCCATGAGACATCCACCTTCCACACTCCCATGTATTACTTTCTCAGCTACCTCTCCTTAGTGGACCTCTTCTACTCCTCAGCTGTAACTCCTAAGATGTTATCTGACCTGATCTCTGGAAAGAAAGTCATCACATTTCATGGTTGTGCACTCCAGTTCTTTGTCTTTGCCACTCTTGCGGGTACAGAAGTTGTTCTCCTCTCAAATATGTCCTATGACCGCTATGCTGCCATCTGTCAACCTCTACATTATGTGTCCATAATGACCAAGAAGAAATGCTCTAATCTGGTCGCCCttgcattttctcttggtgtcttGCAGTCAACAGCTCAGACCAGCTGTGTATTCAGCCTCCAATACTGTGCCTCAAATCTCATCGACCACTTCTACTGTGACATCCCACCGCTGCTCAAACTTTCCTGCTCCGACACCTTCGCCTGTAATATGGTCACTGTGTTCCTCATAGGATCTTATAGTGTGTGTTCATTGACCACCATCCTGGTTTCCTACATCTTcatctttttttctattttacagaTCAGGTCGGCTAAGGGCAGACAGAAAGCATTTAGCACCTGCTCCTCACATCTTATTTGTTCCTCCATCTTCTATGTATCTGTGTTCCTTGCCTATGTTCGTCCTCCTTCAGATACCTTTAAAAGGGAAGACaaggtgatttccattttttattcagtgattacCCCAATGCTGAATCCACTCATATATAGCCTGAGAAACCAAGAGGTGAAGAAGGTCATTATTAGAGCAGTACACAGCTTAAGTCATGGCAAAAGAAGACAGTTGGCCATGAAGTAG